A single genomic interval of Natronoarchaeum philippinense harbors:
- a CDS encoding type II secretion system F family protein has product MAPYDLVPVTIAVLAVLPAALAPLSTRIGRIVSRLSLLAFGDLVHRSRSSQQLRKRRLRAAHVPMTYRLYAARTLLYATIGAVVGAVAGLYLQWGVARLLTVAPETVRAQVPGTFAFVAGAFGRPLPTGRTLLAIQLGSMIAVAAVGAVTTYYLRWWYPSQIADSRRSDIDENLPQTISFMYALSRSGMELPKVLRILAAHEHVYGEPAAEIGVAVRNIDMFGKDMVTAIRTMARRTPSPKFKEFAENLASVLQSGQSLAEFLEQQHQEYQQEAEDQQDKLLEELATLAEVYVTTLVVLPLFLITILVVVGITVTNTLTLLRGVVYVLLPVLNVGFILYLRSAMGGTVGNGQFDPSLDPTVRLDGIRRTESRAARSDGGVSVGESQQAANLERLQLYRRLKWLRESFGHPVQTIIERPTALLWATVPIIGLLTLVRLYASVRLGIPLVLVIDDFLLQATLFVVGTFAIAYEAHSRRIDTIEASVPDFLDRLASVNEAGMTVVESLDRVRKSDLGALNPELDRVWADIQWGADVEMALRRFEHRVRTRTISRVVTLITNAINASGDLARVLRIAATQAKSDRRLKRARRTEMLTYVVVVYVAFGVFLLIVGALDTVLIPNLPDDSVLPEASGAAGQFAITQVLEDLGSINESAYTLIFFHTTTLQALFSGLIAGQMSGGRLADGAKHASVLLSIAYLTFLFI; this is encoded by the coding sequence ATGGCGCCGTACGACCTCGTTCCGGTAACGATCGCGGTGCTCGCAGTCCTCCCTGCGGCGCTCGCGCCGCTGAGCACCCGCATCGGCCGGATCGTCTCTCGGCTCTCGTTGCTCGCCTTCGGTGACCTCGTCCACCGCTCTCGCTCCAGCCAGCAACTGCGGAAGCGGCGGCTGCGCGCGGCTCACGTGCCGATGACATACCGCCTGTACGCCGCCCGAACGCTGCTGTATGCAACCATCGGCGCCGTCGTGGGTGCCGTCGCGGGGCTGTACCTGCAGTGGGGCGTCGCCCGTCTGCTCACCGTCGCTCCGGAAACGGTCCGGGCACAGGTTCCCGGCACGTTCGCGTTCGTTGCCGGGGCGTTCGGCCGGCCGCTGCCGACGGGGCGGACGCTGCTGGCGATCCAACTCGGCTCGATGATCGCGGTCGCGGCTGTCGGCGCCGTGACGACGTACTATCTGCGCTGGTGGTACCCCTCCCAGATCGCCGACAGCCGACGCAGCGACATCGACGAGAACCTCCCGCAGACGATCTCGTTTATGTACGCACTCTCCCGAAGCGGGATGGAACTGCCGAAGGTGCTCCGGATTCTGGCCGCCCACGAGCACGTCTACGGCGAGCCTGCCGCCGAGATCGGCGTCGCCGTGCGCAACATCGATATGTTCGGCAAGGACATGGTGACCGCAATTCGGACCATGGCCCGCCGGACGCCGAGCCCGAAGTTCAAGGAGTTCGCCGAAAACCTCGCGAGCGTCCTCCAGAGCGGCCAGAGCCTCGCTGAGTTCCTCGAACAGCAACACCAAGAGTACCAGCAGGAAGCCGAAGATCAGCAGGACAAACTGCTCGAAGAGCTCGCTACGCTCGCTGAAGTGTACGTCACGACGCTGGTCGTGTTGCCGCTGTTTCTGATCACGATTCTCGTCGTCGTCGGCATCACGGTGACGAACACGCTGACGCTGCTCCGCGGGGTCGTCTACGTCCTCTTGCCTGTCTTGAACGTCGGCTTCATCCTCTATCTCCGGTCGGCGATGGGCGGGACCGTCGGCAACGGTCAGTTCGATCCGTCGCTCGATCCGACGGTCCGACTCGACGGCATCAGACGCACCGAGAGCCGCGCTGCGCGATCCGACGGCGGCGTCTCCGTAGGCGAGTCCCAGCAGGCGGCGAACCTCGAACGCCTCCAACTGTACCGACGGCTCAAGTGGCTCCGAGAGAGTTTCGGGCACCCAGTCCAGACGATCATCGAACGGCCGACAGCACTGCTGTGGGCGACCGTTCCCATCATCGGGTTGCTGACGCTGGTGCGCCTGTACGCGTCGGTTCGGCTCGGCATCCCGCTCGTGCTGGTGATCGACGACTTCCTGCTACAGGCGACGCTGTTTGTCGTCGGAACGTTCGCCATCGCCTACGAGGCACACAGCCGCCGGATCGATACGATCGAAGCCTCGGTGCCGGACTTCCTCGATCGGCTCGCCAGCGTCAACGAGGCCGGCATGACGGTCGTCGAGAGCCTCGACCGGGTGCGAAAGAGCGACCTCGGCGCGCTCAACCCCGAACTCGACCGCGTCTGGGCCGACATCCAGTGGGGCGCCGACGTGGAGATGGCGCTGCGACGGTTCGAGCACCGCGTCAGGACCCGGACGATCTCTCGGGTCGTCACGCTGATCACGAACGCGATCAACGCCAGCGGCGATCTGGCCCGCGTGCTCCGAATCGCGGCGACGCAGGCCAAGTCGGACCGGCGACTCAAGCGAGCGCGACGAACCGAGATGCTGACCTACGTCGTCGTCGTGTACGTCGCCTTCGGCGTGTTCCTGCTGATCGTCGGCGCGCTCGACACCGTGTTGATCCCCAACCTGCCCGACGACAGCGTCCTGCCGGAAGCCAGTGGCGCGGCCGGTCAGTTCGCAATCACGCAGGTGCTCGAAGACCTCGGATCGATCAACGAGTCGGCGTACACGTTGATCTTCTTCCACACGACGACGCTGCAGGCGCTGTTTTCTGGCCTGATCGCCGGCCAGATGAGCGGCGGCCGGTTGGCTGACGGCGCCAAGCACGCCTCCGTGTTGCTCTCGATCGCATACCTCACCTTCCTGTTCATCTGA
- a CDS encoding class I SAM-dependent methyltransferase, producing MDRAPERVRDTYDDIAEHFAATREYAWPEVEEFLDDADGALGLDMGCGNARHAEQMAERVDRVVGVDISRGLLETARRRRTERGFGVDLVQGDAGSLPIADGAVDIAVYVATLHHLPDRAARRRSLDELARALASDGRALVSVWSTAHDRFDRTEGFDTTVDWTLPDGETVPRFYHVYSPEEFKSDLDASRLDTEDVFVSSGNCYAVVAKGKHP from the coding sequence ATGGACCGGGCGCCCGAACGAGTGCGCGACACGTACGACGACATCGCAGAGCACTTCGCGGCCACCCGCGAGTACGCTTGGCCCGAGGTCGAGGAGTTTCTCGACGACGCCGACGGCGCGCTCGGTCTCGATATGGGTTGCGGTAACGCCCGCCACGCAGAACAGATGGCCGAGCGAGTCGACCGAGTCGTCGGCGTCGACATCAGCCGCGGCCTGCTCGAAACCGCCCGCCGGCGTCGTACGGAGCGCGGCTTCGGCGTCGATCTGGTGCAGGGCGACGCGGGCTCGCTCCCGATCGCCGACGGCGCCGTCGATATTGCCGTGTACGTCGCAACCCTGCACCATCTCCCCGACCGTGCGGCGCGACGCCGAAGCTTAGACGAGCTCGCCCGCGCACTCGCGTCGGACGGTCGCGCGCTCGTCTCGGTGTGGAGCACCGCCCACGACCGCTTCGACCGCACGGAGGGGTTCGACACGACGGTCGACTGGACGCTTCCGGACGGCGAGACGGTCCCTCGCTTCTATCACGTCTACTCGCCCGAGGAGTTCAAATCGGATCTGGACGCCAGCCGACTGGACACCGAAGACGTGTTCGTCTCCAGTGGGAACTGCTATGCGGTCGTCGCAAAAGGGAAACACCCTTAA
- a CDS encoding TrkH family potassium uptake protein, translated as MTIRVDWRVSCSLVGTILKWLSVPLLIPLALAVYDDAAAVPFLVTIGVTIVVGSLLERLSDERDLGHREAFLMVALTWLAVALVGAIPFVVAGQGALAHPVNALFESMSGITTTGATVIVDFSVHSRATLLWRQLIQWLGGLGILILATAILSQLGVAGAQLMETETQMQNVNRLTPKISHTARLIWGLYVGLTVLLVVILYLLHLLGVAPNMTLFDAVAHALTTLSTSGFSPRPASLGAFSPIVQWTVAGFMALGATSFVLIYLVLQGNVGRLAESDEFRFYLGVLTFFSFSVIVILLSDGTFAGDIERTLRHGVFQVVSITTTTGYASTDFTLWSSSAKHLLFICMFIGGMAGSTTCSIKALRWLIVVKGFRRDLFVASHPSVVRPVRLSGEVVDEQTVRDIYAYTLISLVFFIVTTVFLVFDSARAGFELGEFEAMGAAAATFFNIGPGFGVAGPFETYAVFPETTKVAMIVLMWVGRIEIIPVLVLLTPSYWRS; from the coding sequence ATGACGATCCGCGTCGACTGGCGCGTCAGTTGTAGCCTCGTCGGGACGATCCTCAAATGGCTCTCGGTGCCGCTTTTGATCCCGCTTGCGCTCGCGGTCTACGACGACGCCGCCGCCGTCCCGTTTCTCGTGACGATTGGCGTCACTATCGTCGTCGGCAGTCTCTTGGAGCGTCTGTCGGACGAGCGAGATCTCGGCCACAGGGAGGCGTTTCTCATGGTCGCGCTCACGTGGCTCGCCGTCGCCCTCGTCGGCGCGATTCCCTTTGTCGTCGCCGGACAAGGCGCACTCGCCCATCCCGTGAACGCGCTGTTCGAGAGCATGAGCGGCATCACGACGACCGGTGCGACGGTGATTGTCGATTTCTCGGTCCACTCTCGCGCGACGCTGTTGTGGCGCCAACTCATCCAGTGGCTCGGCGGGCTTGGCATCCTCATCCTCGCCACGGCGATTCTCTCCCAGCTCGGCGTCGCCGGTGCCCAACTGATGGAGACCGAAACCCAGATGCAGAACGTCAACCGGCTCACGCCAAAGATTTCACATACTGCCCGACTGATTTGGGGACTGTACGTCGGGCTAACGGTGCTCCTCGTCGTGATTCTCTATCTCTTGCACCTGCTCGGTGTGGCCCCGAACATGACGCTGTTCGACGCCGTCGCCCACGCGTTGACGACGCTCTCGACCAGTGGTTTTTCGCCGCGCCCGGCAAGCCTCGGTGCGTTCTCTCCGATCGTCCAGTGGACCGTTGCTGGATTCATGGCGCTGGGCGCGACCAGTTTCGTGCTCATCTATCTTGTGCTGCAGGGCAACGTCGGGCGTCTCGCCGAGAGCGACGAGTTTCGCTTCTATCTCGGTGTCCTGACGTTCTTTAGCTTCAGCGTCATTGTGATCCTCCTTTCGGACGGCACCTTCGCCGGCGACATCGAGCGGACGCTCCGTCACGGCGTCTTTCAGGTCGTTTCGATCACGACGACGACGGGCTACGCCAGCACCGACTTCACCCTCTGGTCGTCCTCGGCCAAGCATCTCCTGTTCATCTGTATGTTCATCGGCGGCATGGCCGGGAGTACGACCTGCTCGATCAAGGCGCTGCGCTGGCTCATCGTCGTCAAGGGGTTCCGGCGCGACCTGTTCGTCGCCAGCCACCCCTCGGTCGTCAGGCCGGTCCGTCTGAGCGGCGAGGTGGTCGACGAGCAGACGGTCCGTGACATCTACGCCTACACGCTGATCAGCCTCGTCTTTTTCATCGTCACGACCGTCTTTCTCGTCTTCGACAGCGCACGCGCCGGCTTCGAACTCGGCGAGTTCGAGGCGATGGGCGCCGCGGCGGCGACGTTTTTCAATATCGGTCCGGGGTTCGGCGTCGCCGGCCCCTTCGAGACCTACGCGGTGTTCCCCGAGACGACGAAAGTGGCGATGATCGTCCTGATGTGGGTCGGCCGCATCGAGATCATTCCGGTGTTGGTGCTGTTGACGCCGTCGTACTGGCGGTCGTAG
- a CDS encoding TrkH family potassium uptake protein — protein sequence MPSHVDSRSAFSLVGTVLKYISVPFAVPLVAALWYGEDPLPFVAAILVTLGVGAGLERLHPDPDLGHREGFLLVGATWLAVPLVGTIPYLVAGEGTVAQPVYALFESMSGFTTTGATVLGDISVERHGYAMMLYRQLTQWLGGMGIVVLMVAILPELSVGGAQLIKEEAPGFELERLKPRITSTARVLWTIYAGATVLAAAVYYGLHLVGVADEMTLYNAVAHALTTMPTGGFSPEARSAEVFSPAIQWAMILFMIVAGTNFALLWHALDGEPGELFGDSEFRTYLTALGGVGTLIAALLFTGTGIDVTPDRVAPIVGAIEPALRQAVFQVVAIVTTTGYASMDFNAWSAPAQTILLFAMFLGGSVGSAAGGIKIVRWYVIYRLVDREVYTTVHPEAVRPIRVSGSVVEEDTVKGLVGFTLLFLLLFAFSTVLLYLDTLRTAELTLNGLEAMSVTMATLGNIGPGFGPVGPMDSYAKFSAAGKLYMVFLMWIGRLEIISVLVLLTPTFWRR from the coding sequence ATGCCGAGCCACGTCGACTCCCGATCGGCATTCAGTCTGGTCGGGACCGTTCTGAAGTACATCTCCGTGCCGTTTGCCGTCCCGCTAGTCGCCGCGCTGTGGTACGGGGAGGACCCGCTGCCGTTCGTGGCGGCGATTCTGGTTACCCTTGGAGTCGGCGCCGGACTCGAACGGCTGCATCCGGACCCCGACCTCGGCCACCGCGAGGGGTTCTTGCTCGTCGGCGCGACGTGGCTCGCGGTGCCGCTGGTCGGGACGATTCCCTACCTCGTCGCCGGTGAGGGAACGGTCGCCCAGCCGGTCTACGCACTGTTCGAGAGTATGAGCGGGTTTACGACGACCGGTGCGACGGTGCTCGGAGATATTTCGGTCGAGCGTCACGGCTACGCGATGATGCTGTACCGACAGCTCACGCAGTGGCTCGGCGGGATGGGGATCGTCGTGTTGATGGTCGCCATCCTTCCCGAGCTGTCGGTGGGTGGCGCGCAGCTGATCAAAGAGGAGGCGCCGGGCTTCGAACTCGAACGGCTCAAGCCCCGGATCACCTCGACCGCGCGCGTCCTGTGGACGATCTACGCCGGTGCGACCGTGCTCGCCGCCGCGGTGTACTACGGACTGCACCTCGTCGGCGTCGCCGACGAGATGACGCTGTACAACGCCGTCGCTCACGCGTTGACGACGATGCCGACCGGCGGCTTCTCGCCGGAGGCTCGAAGTGCGGAAGTGTTCTCACCCGCGATCCAGTGGGCGATGATCCTGTTTATGATCGTCGCCGGGACGAACTTCGCGCTGCTGTGGCACGCTCTCGACGGCGAACCCGGGGAGCTGTTCGGTGACTCGGAGTTCCGGACGTACTTGACGGCGCTGGGCGGCGTCGGCACGCTCATCGCCGCGCTCCTGTTTACCGGCACCGGGATCGACGTGACGCCGGATCGAGTCGCGCCGATCGTCGGCGCGATCGAACCCGCGCTCCGGCAGGCGGTGTTTCAGGTCGTCGCCATCGTCACGACGACCGGGTACGCGAGTATGGACTTCAACGCGTGGAGCGCGCCCGCACAGACGATCCTGCTGTTTGCGATGTTTCTGGGCGGCTCGGTCGGCTCCGCAGCCGGCGGAATCAAGATCGTCCGGTGGTACGTGATCTACCGATTGGTCGACCGCGAGGTGTACACTACAGTCCATCCCGAGGCTGTTCGGCCGATTCGCGTCTCGGGCTCGGTCGTCGAGGAAGATACCGTCAAAGGGCTAGTCGGATTCACCCTGCTGTTTCTGCTGCTGTTTGCGTTCTCGACCGTACTCCTGTATCTGGACACCCTTCGGACGGCGGAGCTGACGCTGAACGGTCTGGAGGCGATGAGCGTCACGATGGCGACGCTCGGCAACATCGGCCCCGGGTTCGGCCCTGTCGGTCCAATGGACAGTTACGCCAAGTTCTCCGCCGCCGGGAAACTGTATATGGTGTTTCTCATGTGGATTGGCCGTCTGGAGATCATCTCCGTCTTGGTGTTGTTGACGCCGACGTTCTGGCGCCGATAA
- a CDS encoding DUF7563 family protein, producing the protein MPTCNNCGAFVTRDFARVFGDNQQNVSACVECTTGRDLKSGAAIQ; encoded by the coding sequence ATGCCGACGTGTAACAACTGCGGCGCGTTCGTGACGCGGGACTTCGCACGCGTGTTCGGGGACAATCAGCAAAACGTCAGCGCTTGCGTCGAGTGTACGACGGGGCGCGATCTCAAGTCGGGAGCGGCAATACAGTAG
- a CDS encoding PadR family transcriptional regulator: MYDLTGFQRDLLYVIAGLDEPHGLAIKDELEEYYEKEIHHGRLYPNLDTLVEKGLAEKGQLDRRTNYYSLTARGRREIEARRDWEAQYVDEVLETAEAN, from the coding sequence ATGTACGATCTGACCGGATTCCAACGGGACCTCCTGTACGTCATCGCCGGGCTCGACGAACCACACGGGCTCGCGATCAAGGACGAACTGGAGGAGTACTACGAAAAGGAGATCCACCACGGCCGACTCTACCCCAACCTCGACACGCTGGTCGAAAAGGGGCTGGCCGAGAAGGGACAACTCGACCGGCGGACCAACTACTACTCGCTGACCGCGCGCGGTCGCCGCGAGATCGAGGCGCGACGCGACTGGGAGGCCCAGTACGTCGACGAAGTGCTCGAAACCGCCGAAGCGAACTGA
- the malQ gene encoding 4-alpha-glucanotransferase — MSRFQRQSGVYLHPTALPSRHGIGSIGAPAKQFVDAAAEAGQSLWQLCPLSPVAEVHGFSPYQAYSAFALEPLLIDLDDLVERGLLDEADVAPEQSFPEDRVDYDAVAEFKRPLLRSAYERFDEERPEEIESAFETFCERVDWLDTYALFRALKDHFDGVVWTEWPDPVRSREPEALEEYRETLADEVRYRKFLQFLAVDQWDELHAYASERGIDIVGDLPIYVAQDSADVWANPELFELDEEGQPALISGVPADGNNPPQQWGMPVYDWDAVADADYGWWIDRMDWQLELSDVVRVDHFRGFEEYYAIPADADPGDGSWREGPGLDFFRRIEDALGELPIIAEDIGFVTEEIDQLRRDIDAPGMKVLQYGDWCTEDHTYLPHTYEEDTVAYPGTHDTNTVRGWYDNLSDEQRDCLHYYLGADGEEINWELIDAAWHSDSILAVVPVQDLLDLGEWARFNSPGTTDGNWEWRCTPEQLDELPVGRLRDLTEAAGRQA; from the coding sequence ATGAGCCGCTTTCAGAGACAAAGTGGAGTCTATCTTCATCCGACGGCGCTGCCGAGTCGACACGGTATCGGGTCGATCGGTGCGCCCGCCAAGCAGTTCGTCGACGCCGCCGCCGAGGCTGGCCAGTCGCTCTGGCAACTGTGCCCGCTCAGCCCGGTCGCCGAAGTACACGGTTTCTCGCCCTATCAGGCCTACTCCGCGTTCGCGCTCGAGCCGCTGTTGATCGACCTCGACGACCTCGTCGAGCGCGGCCTGCTCGACGAAGCCGACGTTGCGCCCGAGCAGTCGTTCCCCGAGGACCGCGTAGACTACGACGCCGTCGCCGAGTTCAAACGCCCACTGCTCCGATCGGCTTACGAACGCTTCGACGAGGAGCGCCCCGAGGAGATCGAGTCGGCGTTCGAGACGTTTTGTGAGCGCGTCGACTGGCTGGATACGTACGCACTGTTTCGCGCACTCAAGGATCACTTCGACGGCGTCGTTTGGACCGAGTGGCCCGATCCGGTTCGTTCGCGCGAGCCCGAGGCGCTCGAAGAGTACCGCGAGACACTGGCCGATGAAGTTCGCTATCGGAAGTTCCTGCAGTTCCTCGCCGTCGATCAGTGGGACGAACTCCACGCCTACGCCAGCGAGCGTGGGATCGACATCGTCGGCGACCTACCGATCTACGTCGCCCAAGATAGCGCCGACGTTTGGGCCAACCCCGAACTGTTCGAACTCGACGAAGAGGGCCAGCCGGCGCTGATCTCCGGCGTCCCCGCCGACGGGAACAACCCGCCACAGCAGTGGGGAATGCCGGTGTACGACTGGGACGCCGTCGCGGACGCCGACTACGGTTGGTGGATCGACCGGATGGATTGGCAGCTTGAACTGTCCGACGTGGTTCGTGTCGACCACTTCCGCGGGTTCGAGGAGTACTACGCGATCCCGGCAGACGCCGATCCCGGCGACGGTTCGTGGCGGGAGGGGCCGGGGCTTGACTTCTTCCGCCGGATCGAGGACGCGCTCGGCGAGTTGCCGATCATCGCCGAGGACATCGGGTTCGTCACCGAGGAAATCGACCAGCTCCGGCGCGACATCGACGCGCCCGGTATGAAGGTGCTGCAGTACGGCGACTGGTGCACGGAGGACCACACCTACCTGCCCCACACCTACGAGGAAGACACCGTCGCGTACCCAGGAACCCACGACACCAACACCGTTCGGGGCTGGTACGACAATCTCTCCGACGAGCAACGGGACTGCTTGCACTACTACCTCGGCGCCGACGGCGAAGAGATTAACTGGGAACTGATCGACGCCGCGTGGCACTCCGACTCGATACTGGCTGTCGTACCCGTGCAGGATCTGCTGGATCTGGGCGAGTGGGCGCGGTTCAACTCCCCCGGCACCACCGACGGGAACTGGGAGTGGCGTTGCACGCCCGAACAACTGGACGAGTTGCCCGTCGGTAGACTCCGCGACCTGACCGAAGCGGCCGGCCGACAGGCGTAA